One stretch of Echeneis naucrates chromosome 11, fEcheNa1.1, whole genome shotgun sequence DNA includes these proteins:
- the LOC115050715 gene encoding F-actin-uncapping protein LRRC16A-like isoform X1 encodes MSAEQNALFESVREAVGRKVKLTLRRKVQLEVKGDKVENRVLALASHRAYLLTARVPSKVEQSFSYLDIQGISSNKPTQLVLEHDRGPWSLRLASVEEADEVIAHIGSCLHRICPTGSPVKVMRKMSLKPPERSAALQALWDEQGSADLGLCGGFSHQYWCVCDHLGLPYREEVQWDVDTIYLTQDTRELNLQDFVHLENRDLVAIIAALEYNQWFAKLSTKDYKLSTDVCDQILRVVARSGRLEELVLDNAGLKSDFAHKLAAALSQNPASTLHTLNLSNNSLEDKGVAALSVQLAKLPMGLKHLNLSRTSMSPKGVNSLCQALCANPAVASTLTHLDLSGNSLRGDDLPNLHSFLSHSNCLETLDLSNSDCSLEQVCASLLRGSLKHLAVLNMSKTVFSHRKCKEIPSSFKQFFSCAQALSSVSLSGTRLPLEALKSLLLGLGCNPNLSDVSLDLSCCELRSGGSQILEGCIAEIPNISSLDISDNGLDMDLTTLLVWLARNRSIRHLSLGKNFTNIKSKNVAAVLDNLVHMIQEEDSPLTSLSLADSKLKADLSIVLNALGSNTSLTKLDISGNSMGDMGAKMLAKALQINTKLRTVVWDRNNISPQGLQDVAAALEKNYTIRFMPVPIMDAAQALKANPEKTEDALLKMEQYLLRNHETRKYLQEQAYRLQQGIVTTTTQQMMDMMCVKVQDHLNSLRFTEANMVQEDMKVAENLMKDARNSKTLLPNLYHLRSGGPRGACVGAIQDKLESMAGEVARVMEEQLQTMLVSMVDAAEGLCPHVMKRSGLRQELLRSGAGRMTIPRSFVTTTLLEQSGVDIVNKISEVKLSMASFLSDHIVDEILESLSRSQHTLADHLTRKGQPLLRQQPHLETEVLDETVLQPENHDQDQKEIQDRGTETCMMTSKRKSILVRMLRPVSVAFEMEFDLDKALEEVPIHVEDPPPPSQLLDRSSSYYGDLPPPPTSPRTDSVCLGELPPVEHKTLEHHTKLRPKPKKRTKPSRGRREATGGTVPQEGEQNSIMGKLDEGLDDFFSKKVIKLSFKLPSVRGPSSGSQDSADKKRESRKSGFFNLIKSRTSRSEKSQGAAPITSPQPASSNAAAPPAPVSPVMEEMAPTSPTSPTSPTSPTSPTSPTSPTSPASPVKEPHQDLPKAPPSSLNNSETELAAEDEKEEKEEEEESVEKKEHPHIPRHIGVPVMGMDLMAEMKARQERMAGKKSESSSLLDKVDKVDGDKDPDESRPEPAPRSKPPSVTPKPTSSQAPKLPPGPPTSGPTSPVSPRPSSTCLHNDSAEALTGSSSGKGPHPAPRLKRAPSEQERESASSSPAGPLSPVDGDISRDSGDAFDGPVAGSEAGGGGRQWSSLKRSSSPPPAGEDDRERAKSLPTYAVSPPSVRPPSPADVDLSSAEEEVQTPSDNKSDDESGEDTPSV; translated from the exons CAAAGTGATGAGGAAGATGAGCCTGAAGCCTCCAGAGAGGTCGGCGGCCCTTCAGGCGCTCTGGGACGAGCAGGGCTCCGCTGACTTGGGACTGTGTG GGGGTTTTTCTCATCAGTACTGGTGTGTGTGCGACCACCTGGGTCTGCCCTACAGAGAGGAAGTCCAGTGG GACGTGGACACCATCTATCTGACTCAGGACACCAGAGAGCTCAACCTGCAGGACTTTGTTCACCTGGAAAACAG agattTGGTGGCGATCATCGCGGCTCTGGAGTACAACCAGTGGTTCGCCAAACTGTCCACCAAAGACTACAAACTG TCAACAGATGTGTGCGATCAGATCCTCAGAGTGGTGGCTCGGTCCGGCCGGCTGGAGGAGCTGGTGCTGGACAATGCTGGGctcaaaag tgaCTTCGCTCATAAACTGGCCGCCGCTCTGTCACAAAACCCCGCCTCCACGCTGCACACACTCAACCTGAGCAACAACTCGCTGGAGGACAAAG GTGTCGCTGCTCTGAGCGTTCAACTCGCCAAACTGCCGATGGGCCTGAAGCACCTGAATCTCAGCAGGACCTCCATGTCTCCTAAAG gtgtgAACAGCCTCTGTCAGGCTCTCTGTGCCAACCCGGCCGTCGCCTCCACCCTCACACACCTGGACCTGTCGGGGAACTCGCTCCGAGGCGACGACTTGCCG AACCTCCACAGCTTCCTGAGTCACTCCAACTGTCTAGAGACTCTGGACCTGTCCAACAGTGACTGTTCTTTAGAGCAG gtTTGTGCATCTCTGCTCAGAGGATCTTTGAAGCATCTCGCTGTCCTCAACATGTCAAAgactgttttctctcacag GAAGTGTAAAGAAATCCCTTCGTCCTTCAAGCAGTTCTTCAGCTGTGCTCAGGCTCTGAGCTCAGTCAGCCTTTCAGGAACCAGGCTGCCGCTGGAGGCTCTGAA GTCCTTGTTGTTGGGACTCGGCTGCAACCCAAACCTCAGCGACGTGTCTCTGGATCTCAGCTGCTGTGAG CTGCGATCAGGAGGGTCCCAGATCCTGGAAGGCTGCATCGCCGAGATCCCCAACATCTCCAGTTTGGACATTTCGGACAATG GTCTGGACATGGATCTCACCACCCTGCTGGTCTGGCTGGCCAGGAACCGATCCATCAGACACCTGTCGCTGGGCAAAAACTTCACCAACATCAAATCAAA GAACGTGGCGGCAGTCCTGGACAACCTGGTGCACATGATTCAGGAGGAGGACTCG CCGCTGACTTCGCTCTCATTGGCCGACTCGAAGTTGAAAGCCGACCTCTCTATCGTCCTCAACGCTCTGGGCAGCAACACGTCCCTCACCAAACTGGACATCAGTGGGAACTCCATGGGGGACATGGGGGCCAAGATGTTGGCCAAAGCCCTGCAGATCAACACCAAACTCAG gacTGTGGTGTGGGACAGGAACAACATCAGTCCTCAGGGTCTGCAGGACGTCGCTGCTGCTCTGGAGAA AAACTACACCATCCGTTTCATGCCCGTTCCCATCATGGACGCCGCTCAGGCGCTGAAGGCGAACCCGGAGAAGACGGAGGACGCCCTGCTGAAG ATGGAGCAGTACCTGCTGAGGAACCACGAGACCCGAAAATACCTGCAGGAGCAGGCATACCGGCTGCAGCAGGGAATAGTCACTACCACAACACAACAG ATGATGGACATGATGTGCGTGAAGGTGCAGGATCACCTGAACTCTCTGAGGTTCACGGAGGCCAACATGGTCCAGGAGGACATGAAGGTGGCGGAGAACCTCATGAAAGACGCCAGGAACTCCAAGACA CTGTTGCCCAACCTGTACCACCTGAGGAGCGGCGGGCCGAGGGGCGCGTGCGTCGGCGCCATCCAAGACAAGCTGGAGTCGATGGCCGGAGAGGTGGCGAGGGtgatggaggagcagctgcag acaATGCTGGTGTCCATGGTGGACGCCGCCGAGGGTCTGTGTCCTCACGTGATGAAGAGGAGTGGCCTTCGTCAGGAGCTGCTGCGGTCCGGAGCAGGGAGGATGACCATCCCCCGCAGCTTCGTCACCACCACGCTGTTGGAACAGTCCGGAGTTGACATCGTCAACAAGATCAG CGAAGTGAAGCTCAGCATGGCGTCGTTTCTGTCAGACCACATCGTGGACGAGATCCTGGAGTCCCTGTCCAGATCACAGCACACCCTG GCCGACCACCTGACCAGGAAGGGCCAACCTCTGCTGCGTCAGCAGCCCCACCTGGAGACTGAAGTCCTGGATGAGACGGTCCTGCAACCTGAGAACCACGACCAGGACCAGAAAGAGATTCAGGACCGGGGCACGGAGACCTGCATG ATGACGTCCAAGAGGAAGAGTATTCTGGTGAGGATGCTGCGTCCCGTCTCCGTGGCGTTTG AGATGGAGTTTGACCTGGACAAAGCTCTGGAGGAAGTTCCCATCCACGTTGAggaccctcctcctccttcgcAGTTATTGGACAGATCGTCCTCGTACTACGGAGACCTCCCTCCTCCCCCGACTTCGCCGCGCACCGACTCCGTCTGTCTGGGTGAGCTGCCGCCGGTGGAGCACAAGACTCTGGAGCATCACACCAAACTACGACCGAAACCCAAGAAGAGGACTAAGCCCAGCCGAGGACGG CGGGAGGCTACCGGCGGCACGGTGCCACAGGAGGGAGAACAGAACAGCATCATGGGAAAGCTGGACGAGGGCCTGGATGACTTCTTCTCCAAGAAAGTCATTAAACTCAGCTTCAA aCTCCCGTCGGTCAGAGGTCCGTCCTCCGGCTCGCAAGACTCCGCGGATAAGAAACGGGAGTCTAGAAAAAGTGGCTTCTTCAACCTCATCAAATCGCGGACATCCCGCTCAGAGAAGAGCCAAGGAGCCGCCCCCATCACTTCCCCCCAGCCTGCCTCCTCCAACGCTGCTGCACCCCCTGCTCCTGTTAGTCcagtgatggaggagatggCGCCAACTTCCCCTACGTCCCCTACGTCCCCTACGTCCCCTACGTCCCCTACGTCCCCTACGTCCCCTACGTCCCCTGCGTCGCCTGTGAAAGAGCCTCATCAGGACCTCCCTAAGGCTCCGCCCTCCAGCCTCAACAACTCTGAGACAGAGCTCGCTGCCGAggatgagaaggaggagaaggaggaggaggaagagagcgTGGAAAAGAAGGAACACCCACACATACCACGCCATATCGGAGTTCCTGTGATGGGAATGGACCTGATGGCTGAGATGAAGGCCAGACAGGAGAGAATGGCGGGAAAGAAG tctgagtCTTCGTCCTTACTGGACAAGGTGGACAAGGTGGACGGGGACAAAG ACCCTGAtgagtccagaccagagccagCTCCCCGGTCCAAACCACCGAGCGTTACCCCAAAGCCCACCTCATCCCAAGCCCCCAAACTCCCACCGGGGCCCCCGACGTCTGGTCCCACCAGTCCAGTCAGTCCCAGACCGAGCAGCACCTGCCTTCACA ATGATTCTGCTGAGGCTCTGACAGGCAGCTCCTCCGGTAAAGGGCCACATCCTGCTCCTCGCCTGAAGAGGGCGCCatcagagcaggagagagagagcgccaGCAGCAGCCCGGCCGGACCGCTGTCTCCGGTGGATG GCGATATTTCCAGAGACAGCGGCGATGCCTTCGATGGTCCTGTCGCAGGAAGTGAAGCTGGTGGCGGCGGAAGACAGTGGTCGTCTCTGAAGAGATCCAGCAGTCCACCTCCTGCTGGGGAGGACGACCGGGAGCGTGCCAAGTCCCTCCCCACCTATG CTGTGTCTCCTCCCTCAGTGAGGCCTCCGTCTCCAGCAGATGTTGACCTCAGTTCAGCCGAAGAGGAAGTCCAAACTCCGTCCGACAACAAATCAGACGATGAGTCCGGTGAAGACACTCCTTCAGTCTGA
- the LOC115050715 gene encoding F-actin-uncapping protein LRRC16A-like isoform X2 has protein sequence MSAEQNALFESVREAVGRKVKLTLRRKVQLEVKGDKVENRVLALASHRAYLLTARVPSKVEQSFSYLDIQGISSNKPTQLVLEHDRGPWSLRLASVEEADEVIAHIGSCLHRICPTGSPVKVMRKMSLKPPERSAALQALWDEQGSADLGLCGGFSHQYWCVCDHLGLPYREEVQWDVDTIYLTQDTRELNLQDFVHLENRDLVAIIAALEYNQWFAKLSTKDYKLSTDVCDQILRVVARSGRLEELVLDNAGLKSDFAHKLAAALSQNPASTLHTLNLSNNSLEDKGVAALSVQLAKLPMGLKHLNLSRTSMSPKGVNSLCQALCANPAVASTLTHLDLSGNSLRGDDLPNLHSFLSHSNCLETLDLSNSDCSLEQVCASLLRGSLKHLAVLNMSKTVFSHRKCKEIPSSFKQFFSCAQALSSVSLSGTRLPLEALKSLLLGLGCNPNLSDVSLDLSCCELRSGGSQILEGCIAEIPNISSLDISDNGLDMDLTTLLVWLARNRSIRHLSLGKNFTNIKSKNVAAVLDNLVHMIQEEDSPLTSLSLADSKLKADLSIVLNALGSNTSLTKLDISGNSMGDMGAKMLAKALQINTKLRTVVWDRNNISPQGLQDVAAALEKNYTIRFMPVPIMDAAQALKANPEKTEDALLKMEQYLLRNHETRKYLQEQAYRLQQGIVTTTTQQMMDMMCVKVQDHLNSLRFTEANMVQEDMKVAENLMKDARNSKTLLPNLYHLRSGGPRGACVGAIQDKLESMAGEVARVMEEQLQTMLVSMVDAAEGLCPHVMKRSGLRQELLRSGAGRMTIPRSFVTTTLLEQSGVDIVNKISEVKLSMASFLSDHIVDEILESLSRSQHTLADHLTRKGQPLLRQQPHLETEVLDETVLQPENHDQDQKEIQDRGTETCMMTSKRKSILVRMLRPVSVAFEMEFDLDKALEEVPIHVEDPPPPSQLLDRSSSYYGDLPPPPTSPRTDSVCLGELPPVEHKTLEHHTKLRPKPKKRTKPSRGRREATGGTVPQEGEQNSIMGKLDEGLDDFFSKKVIKLSFKLPSVRGPSSGSQDSADKKRESRKSGFFNLIKSRTSRSEKSQGAAPITSPQPASSNAAAPPAPVSPVMEEMAPTSPTSPTSPTSPTSPTSPTSPTSPASPVKEPHQDLPKAPPSSLNNSETELAAEDEKEEKEEEEESVEKKEHPHIPRHIGVPVMGMDLMAEMKARQERMAGKKSESSSLLDKVDKVDGDKDPDESRPEPAPRSKPPSVTPKPTSSQAPKLPPGPPTSGPTSPVSPRPSSTCLHNDSAEALTGSSSGKGPHPAPRLKRAPSEQERESASSSPAGPLSPVDGDISRDSGDAFDGPVAGSEAGGGGRQWSSLKRSSSPPPAGEDDRERAKSLPTYVRPPSPADVDLSSAEEEVQTPSDNKSDDESGEDTPSV, from the exons CAAAGTGATGAGGAAGATGAGCCTGAAGCCTCCAGAGAGGTCGGCGGCCCTTCAGGCGCTCTGGGACGAGCAGGGCTCCGCTGACTTGGGACTGTGTG GGGGTTTTTCTCATCAGTACTGGTGTGTGTGCGACCACCTGGGTCTGCCCTACAGAGAGGAAGTCCAGTGG GACGTGGACACCATCTATCTGACTCAGGACACCAGAGAGCTCAACCTGCAGGACTTTGTTCACCTGGAAAACAG agattTGGTGGCGATCATCGCGGCTCTGGAGTACAACCAGTGGTTCGCCAAACTGTCCACCAAAGACTACAAACTG TCAACAGATGTGTGCGATCAGATCCTCAGAGTGGTGGCTCGGTCCGGCCGGCTGGAGGAGCTGGTGCTGGACAATGCTGGGctcaaaag tgaCTTCGCTCATAAACTGGCCGCCGCTCTGTCACAAAACCCCGCCTCCACGCTGCACACACTCAACCTGAGCAACAACTCGCTGGAGGACAAAG GTGTCGCTGCTCTGAGCGTTCAACTCGCCAAACTGCCGATGGGCCTGAAGCACCTGAATCTCAGCAGGACCTCCATGTCTCCTAAAG gtgtgAACAGCCTCTGTCAGGCTCTCTGTGCCAACCCGGCCGTCGCCTCCACCCTCACACACCTGGACCTGTCGGGGAACTCGCTCCGAGGCGACGACTTGCCG AACCTCCACAGCTTCCTGAGTCACTCCAACTGTCTAGAGACTCTGGACCTGTCCAACAGTGACTGTTCTTTAGAGCAG gtTTGTGCATCTCTGCTCAGAGGATCTTTGAAGCATCTCGCTGTCCTCAACATGTCAAAgactgttttctctcacag GAAGTGTAAAGAAATCCCTTCGTCCTTCAAGCAGTTCTTCAGCTGTGCTCAGGCTCTGAGCTCAGTCAGCCTTTCAGGAACCAGGCTGCCGCTGGAGGCTCTGAA GTCCTTGTTGTTGGGACTCGGCTGCAACCCAAACCTCAGCGACGTGTCTCTGGATCTCAGCTGCTGTGAG CTGCGATCAGGAGGGTCCCAGATCCTGGAAGGCTGCATCGCCGAGATCCCCAACATCTCCAGTTTGGACATTTCGGACAATG GTCTGGACATGGATCTCACCACCCTGCTGGTCTGGCTGGCCAGGAACCGATCCATCAGACACCTGTCGCTGGGCAAAAACTTCACCAACATCAAATCAAA GAACGTGGCGGCAGTCCTGGACAACCTGGTGCACATGATTCAGGAGGAGGACTCG CCGCTGACTTCGCTCTCATTGGCCGACTCGAAGTTGAAAGCCGACCTCTCTATCGTCCTCAACGCTCTGGGCAGCAACACGTCCCTCACCAAACTGGACATCAGTGGGAACTCCATGGGGGACATGGGGGCCAAGATGTTGGCCAAAGCCCTGCAGATCAACACCAAACTCAG gacTGTGGTGTGGGACAGGAACAACATCAGTCCTCAGGGTCTGCAGGACGTCGCTGCTGCTCTGGAGAA AAACTACACCATCCGTTTCATGCCCGTTCCCATCATGGACGCCGCTCAGGCGCTGAAGGCGAACCCGGAGAAGACGGAGGACGCCCTGCTGAAG ATGGAGCAGTACCTGCTGAGGAACCACGAGACCCGAAAATACCTGCAGGAGCAGGCATACCGGCTGCAGCAGGGAATAGTCACTACCACAACACAACAG ATGATGGACATGATGTGCGTGAAGGTGCAGGATCACCTGAACTCTCTGAGGTTCACGGAGGCCAACATGGTCCAGGAGGACATGAAGGTGGCGGAGAACCTCATGAAAGACGCCAGGAACTCCAAGACA CTGTTGCCCAACCTGTACCACCTGAGGAGCGGCGGGCCGAGGGGCGCGTGCGTCGGCGCCATCCAAGACAAGCTGGAGTCGATGGCCGGAGAGGTGGCGAGGGtgatggaggagcagctgcag acaATGCTGGTGTCCATGGTGGACGCCGCCGAGGGTCTGTGTCCTCACGTGATGAAGAGGAGTGGCCTTCGTCAGGAGCTGCTGCGGTCCGGAGCAGGGAGGATGACCATCCCCCGCAGCTTCGTCACCACCACGCTGTTGGAACAGTCCGGAGTTGACATCGTCAACAAGATCAG CGAAGTGAAGCTCAGCATGGCGTCGTTTCTGTCAGACCACATCGTGGACGAGATCCTGGAGTCCCTGTCCAGATCACAGCACACCCTG GCCGACCACCTGACCAGGAAGGGCCAACCTCTGCTGCGTCAGCAGCCCCACCTGGAGACTGAAGTCCTGGATGAGACGGTCCTGCAACCTGAGAACCACGACCAGGACCAGAAAGAGATTCAGGACCGGGGCACGGAGACCTGCATG ATGACGTCCAAGAGGAAGAGTATTCTGGTGAGGATGCTGCGTCCCGTCTCCGTGGCGTTTG AGATGGAGTTTGACCTGGACAAAGCTCTGGAGGAAGTTCCCATCCACGTTGAggaccctcctcctccttcgcAGTTATTGGACAGATCGTCCTCGTACTACGGAGACCTCCCTCCTCCCCCGACTTCGCCGCGCACCGACTCCGTCTGTCTGGGTGAGCTGCCGCCGGTGGAGCACAAGACTCTGGAGCATCACACCAAACTACGACCGAAACCCAAGAAGAGGACTAAGCCCAGCCGAGGACGG CGGGAGGCTACCGGCGGCACGGTGCCACAGGAGGGAGAACAGAACAGCATCATGGGAAAGCTGGACGAGGGCCTGGATGACTTCTTCTCCAAGAAAGTCATTAAACTCAGCTTCAA aCTCCCGTCGGTCAGAGGTCCGTCCTCCGGCTCGCAAGACTCCGCGGATAAGAAACGGGAGTCTAGAAAAAGTGGCTTCTTCAACCTCATCAAATCGCGGACATCCCGCTCAGAGAAGAGCCAAGGAGCCGCCCCCATCACTTCCCCCCAGCCTGCCTCCTCCAACGCTGCTGCACCCCCTGCTCCTGTTAGTCcagtgatggaggagatggCGCCAACTTCCCCTACGTCCCCTACGTCCCCTACGTCCCCTACGTCCCCTACGTCCCCTACGTCCCCTACGTCCCCTGCGTCGCCTGTGAAAGAGCCTCATCAGGACCTCCCTAAGGCTCCGCCCTCCAGCCTCAACAACTCTGAGACAGAGCTCGCTGCCGAggatgagaaggaggagaaggaggaggaggaagagagcgTGGAAAAGAAGGAACACCCACACATACCACGCCATATCGGAGTTCCTGTGATGGGAATGGACCTGATGGCTGAGATGAAGGCCAGACAGGAGAGAATGGCGGGAAAGAAG tctgagtCTTCGTCCTTACTGGACAAGGTGGACAAGGTGGACGGGGACAAAG ACCCTGAtgagtccagaccagagccagCTCCCCGGTCCAAACCACCGAGCGTTACCCCAAAGCCCACCTCATCCCAAGCCCCCAAACTCCCACCGGGGCCCCCGACGTCTGGTCCCACCAGTCCAGTCAGTCCCAGACCGAGCAGCACCTGCCTTCACA ATGATTCTGCTGAGGCTCTGACAGGCAGCTCCTCCGGTAAAGGGCCACATCCTGCTCCTCGCCTGAAGAGGGCGCCatcagagcaggagagagagagcgccaGCAGCAGCCCGGCCGGACCGCTGTCTCCGGTGGATG GCGATATTTCCAGAGACAGCGGCGATGCCTTCGATGGTCCTGTCGCAGGAAGTGAAGCTGGTGGCGGCGGAAGACAGTGGTCGTCTCTGAAGAGATCCAGCAGTCCACCTCCTGCTGGGGAGGACGACCGGGAGCGTGCCAAGTCCCTCCCCACCTATG TGAGGCCTCCGTCTCCAGCAGATGTTGACCTCAGTTCAGCCGAAGAGGAAGTCCAAACTCCGTCCGACAACAAATCAGACGATGAGTCCGGTGAAGACACTCCTTCAGTCTGA